A region of the Silene latifolia isolate original U9 population chromosome 9, ASM4854445v1, whole genome shotgun sequence genome:
gtttggttgatgtaaactttacactttacaatactttaataaatgtgctcagttcagacgctttttgatatatactaatcttgggcaaccgagatggtaacacactttcatggtagggtggtcctggtaaggcaccttggtatgagggggtgttacaaaattaGTTAACATCTGCCTCCATGTGGTAGCGGTTAGCCCTGTACTCCCtcaattcaactccactttacatgttactttatcacgtttgccaacgcgacttttacgcggtaaatatatttagctacgtatttgcaaaaattataaaagttagatatttttaatgtactcttaaaaaCGAATCAAATAAgttctcacatgaatatattttaacttatgtatcgagagaaaattaaaGTTAAATGTCCGCTTATAAATAGTGtgcaaaagaaaaacatgtaAAATATCCGCTTGTCTATATCACCCCATTTATCCATCTATTACTcgttattttattttttgataGTTATTACTCGTTACCGGTTAAATTAGCTAACATCAACATAtttctcattattattatttaatcttcacGCTTAACAAAGTAAGTGGGAGTAACCAAAAAACCCACTTAAGTCCCTTCACCACTTTTACGTGACCGCTACCGCCGCAGCATCCCGGCGTTATCATCGCCATTAACGCCGCCGCAACAACCACCAATCTAACGGCGGATTACATCACATGTCTACGACTTTAACGCCATGAACGCACACGAACAACCTTCGACAATGGCGTCGGAACTCGACACCTTACCGACAAAAACCGTCGCCGATCGTTACCTTAAACGCGAGGTCCTCGGTGAAGGTACTTACGGTATCGTCTACAAAGCAATCGATATCCAGgtactttaatttaattttactTGAATTATTGTTTATCgacaaattatagaataagacggtcttacGGTGTGAGACGGTGTCAAACACTCATTTATTACGATCAACGAAGAAGTGGTTTTGTATATACAAGGACCGTCTCATACTGTATTATTATTTCTGTTAGGGTTTTGTGTTGAAATTgggggatttgaattttgatttaaTTTTACGGAATTATTACTAAGACGTCTTACAATGTGAGACAGCATCAACGAATTAGTGTTTTTGTATGTAAAAGGACCGTCTCAACGTCTCTGTATGTAATCATTATTGCTGTTTATGTTAGGGTTTTGTGTTGAAATTGGGGTATTTGGAATTTTGGATTGAGTTAGGGTTTTTGATTTGTGCAGACGAATCAAACGGTGGCGATAAAGAAGATTAGGTTAGGGAAACAGAAGGAAGGTGTGAATTTCACTGCATTGAGGGAAATTAAGCTGTTGAAGGAGCTTAAGGATCCTAATGTGATTGAGTTGATTGACGCGTTTCCTCATAAGGAGAATTTGCATCTTGTGTTTGAGTATATGGAGAGTGATCTTGAGGCCGTAATTCGAGACCGGAATATTGTGTTATCTCCTGCTGATACTAAGTCTTACTTACAAATGACACTTAAAGCGCTTGCATTTTGTCACAAGAAGTGGGTGTTGCATAGGTAGATAGCTTGGCTCGTTGTTGTTACAAATTCTTGTTCAAGACCGTTGTATGGGTCTCATTGTGAAATGAGTGCATCGGGGTGTGTTGTTTAAAATAACGACTCACACAATGGTCTTAACAAACTGCTTTGTTTTTTCCGATTCTTGTTTTGATATGGTTGTATAGAATGGTTGTTGATGGGATTGTGTTTGTAGGGATATGAAGCCAAACAATTTGCTATTAGCGGCTGATGGACAGCTTAAGTTGGGCGATTTTGGTTTGGCTCGTATCTTTGGTAGTCCAGATCGCAGATTTACTCATCAAGTAAGCAATCAGTAACAGTGTGTTTAATTGTAACCTTTTATACGTAGCCGTGTAATGTGTGTCTGTTGCAGGCTGTGTATTGAGTTTAGATACATTATATGTTCTAGTAAAGAGGTTAACGGTCAGGTTATTGTTCTTTGCTTATATAGGTCTTTGCTAGATGGTATAGAGCACCTGAGTTGCTATTTGGATCTAAGCAATACGGCCCTGCAGTGGACATCTGGGGTGCTGCTTGTGTATTTGCAGAACTTCTTCTAAGAAGACCGTTCTTACAGGTTAATAATTGTGACGCTATGAACTGATTTCTGTTACTCGTTGTTCAACTAGTGTTTCTACAACGTGAAGATTATTCCGAAAATTCTTGTGGCAGTTATCTTTTGTTGTTTTCCAATATCTGATAATTATTTGAACTTGGGAATTAATTGTTTGCGGAAGGATGAATGAAAAGCTTACCTCAAGTCTTTTCTGGTATGATGCGCTGTCCAGTCTCCATATATCTTTTACATAATCATTTCAAGACATTCTCTTTCATTTAGAACAATTTGACATGAATGGTAAGAGAACAAGTTAGCTCTTGGTCTTGATGCATGGTAGACATTAGTGATTGGGTACATGAAAAAAGCTAGTTCAAGGCATTAGTTATGTTCCAAATTAGACAGGTTGACCCCGAGGCCTTGTTTAGATCGATGGATTTGATAAAAAAAGGAGAGGAGGGAGATGGAGAGATACACAATttcttgtttggatagcaaagaGGATAGGAGGGGGAGGAAAGGGAGTGAGAAAATAGAGGGATCCCTTTTCCCACATATCTAACCATGGTGTGCCTTATTCCTGTAAATTGAGAATCACATCACTTTTAGACTAGCTTTGACCCTACTTTTAAAAGGCGTAAGGCACACATAGAGGCGACCAAGGCCCGTGGAGATGAGGCGTAAAACGTGAGAAGGCAAAGGCGCGTATCTCGTAGACACGAGGCGTAAAACTAGAAGAAAAAATTCTGAATGTTGAATAGTAGAATGCCTCTCCTTAGTTTAAAAAAGTGCGCCTAAGGCGCGCCTTGGATGAGGCATTAGCCAAAAAACCTTGGTGCATTTTAAGTGCGCCTTTTAGGAGAGGCTCACTTAACAATGCTCGCTAGTACGCACTTTCCGTATCTTTTTCATCTAGATCTATGATTATGCCATTTCTTTTCCCCATTTTCCCTTATGGTTACTCCTTTACATGTTGGCCAACATATATAAAAGGTATTGTTGCCCAAACTTTTATCTGAAAAATACAAACTTGTTACTAAATATAGGATGCCTCGCGTCCAAAAGGCGTGCGCCTTCGCCTTGCGCCTCGTGGCCTTTTAGCGCCTCGGTGCGCCTCTTCAATCTAAGCGCCTCGCCAGCTGCACCTTATCTACGAGGGCAATTAATGTGCTGCGATGCGTTTCAGCTAGTGCCTCACTGAGCCTTAAGCATAAGCGGGCCCAGAGAGACCTTTTTAAGCTAAAGCTTTTGCCTATGTTCTGGGTGTTAGATGTTTTGCTGATTTTGATTGATTATCATTGGTGTTTGTTAGGGTTCAAGCGACATTGACCAACTAGGAAAAATCTTTGCTGCCTTTGGGACTGCAAAGCCTGAACAGTGGCCTGATATGATATACCTGCCTGATTATGTGGAATACCAACATGTAACAGCACCTCCATTGCGTTCATTGTTCCCAATGGCTAGTGATGATGCTTTGGATTTACTGTCAAAGATGTTTGCATACGATCCAAAAGCTAGGATTACAGCACAACAAGCGTTGGAGCACAGGTATGTCTAAATgctacatgttttttttttttttttttccttttctttaggTGCATGGGGGTATTAACTTGATGCCTACGTGTCGTGCCACCTGTCTTGCTTCATAACTCCTTTTGTCTTTATTCTTTGTATAAATATAAAATATGTATTGTTCTTTTTTTACAGATATTTCACATCACCCCCAGCAGCAACAAATCCAGCTTCGCTGCCACGTCCTCCAAAGAAGGGTGATAGTAACTCAAAGGTTCCTGATTTTGCTACAAATGAAGGTCCAACTGTGCTATCACCCCCAAGAAAACAGAGAAGAATTATGCCTAATCGTGGTGATGGGAATGAAGAAAATGTTCACAATGCTGAAAAGTTCGATAATCATGTCAGTGAGAGCAGGCCGGCGGTTGGTCCTAGTTCGAGTAGGACTGACTCTGTACCAATGTCGATAGATTTCTCCGTCTTTGGTAGAAGACCTGCTCCAAGACCAACAATTAACAGGTAATTGACATGATGCTCAGTTCTAAAAGCGATAAATGTACACTTCTCTAATCTTTCAGATAGACGCATGGTCTGGTCATATTTATCTGCATCTTATTGTTCATTAGAAATAAGTGTCACTTGTTTTGCATTTATTGCTCGTTTACAATAAAATTAATTGCTAATTTATATTATGAAGTATTTAACTGCTCACATAATTGCATAAGAAGGCAGAATGttttaacccccccccccccccccacatctCCCAGGGTTTATGAGGAGTTGGCTAATGTTGTGAATCTTGTGGTGCGTAACTTTTGTCTCTGGACAAGTCATGAGAGAACGGAATCAATATTTGTTTTAGGTTCTAGGGCGGGTGCAAGAGAGGTAGGTCAAGCTGCAAGCTGATAGCTTTTAAGTAGAGAAATTAGATGATGCCTCAAGTGCGGCTGTTTTTAGATTTTGTGCAGGTGAGAGCACAAGCCTTGTGGGTTTCTGTAACGGAATACCAATTAAATGTAGCCTGTAGATTCCCTTTTACTTATTTAGCACATGTTTGATCGCCTGTCCTTTCACGCTTCTTAATGGTCTGTCTggcttttttttattattatttttaacttTTTGATTCTACTTAACCTGGAGACAAGCAAGCATTGGGTAGTGTAAGCTCTACTGCATGAAGTTAGCCAGGATAAAACTAGTGTAAACCTCTCTCTGAGAGTCTAGTACCGACTTCTATAGTTAGGATTGTTTCTAAGAGGGGGTATCTAAATATTTGATGGCTATTCGCACTCCTCACTATTTTTCAATTAATGATTTGTTGTGTGTGATTATATCATGCGCTTTGGATGTTTCAGTTAAAAACTTCTTTGTCGAATGGTGATTattttattactccctccattcaatatTTATCACCCCATTTCTCCATTATACATGACTAACATAAGAGGTATTATATTAAAATGCGGCGATAAATGTTGAATGGAGGGATTATGTGAGAAGCGGCAAGTTCATCTTTTTGGTATCTTCTATTTGAGGTACTGCTCGTTGTCCGAAaaagttaattgtggagtttCACCACTGTAATAAAGCTGGTCACCTTAAACAAGTTTTTTCTGAAAGtcaaaaatcaatttaataaGTCATCTGAGTGTGTGTTGTATCTTCATTGCTTCTTTTTTTGGACCTAGTCTGGTGACTTTCGGAGTTTCGGTAGCTCTTCCATGCCTCCCTCTTTTTCGACTTGTCTCCATCACTCTTCCTTTTTATTCTACTGTGCAGTTTGTTTGCCCTATCATCTGCCCTTAAACATCTTTGAAATAGAAAGAATACGaaggattattattatttatcatgCTTCTATTACGACATATGTTGCTCAGACTCGTTTAGAAGGATCCGACACGGACGGGTGCGTGTCTGAGTGTCGGTCTCGGCCATTTTTATGAAAATTATGCATATTTTGGCTTAAAATGAGGTGTCGAAGTGTCATACCCTAGTCCGAGTGTCGGACACGGGTACATGAGGGAATTAgaagagtcggagtaacatagattGCGACATAGGAATGGGCCAACTACAAAAATAAAATGCGGTCAATTCCAAAGAATTCGAAGGATTATTATTTTATCATGCTTCTAACCGCTCTGAGTTCTAATGTGGGTTTTTGTCTCTGGCAGCGCTGACAGAACACACCTAAAACGAAAACTAGATCTCGAATTCCTGATGCCAGAGTAAAGCTTATTTATATCATGTGAAATAACTTCGCATCTGCTCTGTGACCGTTGGCGATCCTACACCTGGTATAGTTTTGCAGTCTCCCAAGTTTACCTAATCGTTTCAGTTTTACATTCACTGTTGTAATGTTGTCTAAAGCTTTTTTATGTACCTATTTGAAATCATTTGCAGGAAGGACATGTGATCTAAATATGTCGTCTCGAGTATTAGAGTTGTTTGTAGGGGTGTGGCCATTTGGGACAATTTGGTCGCCTGAGGTGAAAAGGAGAAAAACCCTCCCTTTTTTTACCTTTTATTGACGTAATTTTTTTTTGCTATTTATCAAGTGCAGTGTTAATTTTTGACGGCTTGTTTGTAATATTCTGAGGAATAGGAAGTTGCAAATTATTGTTTTGAGGTTATACTTCTATTACTGTAACACTTGAGCTATTCGGACTGGTTTGAAACAAAAAAGCAGATTAATGAGTGATAATTTTTCAAAATATTACCGTGTTTTTGTTGTTGCTACAGTTATGTTATACTGCTGCGAATGTCTGGGAAGACGGTTCTAAATTTGGTGTGGTTCACTTTCTTCGATGAACATGCACAAAAAATTTGGCCATAACAATTTcacaacaataaaagaaataggATCATCTGAATTGACCTTTAATACGTTTAAATAGCGGATGATTATGTTCAAAAATTTCAGATCACTAAAATACGTAATGATTTAAAATTTGTTGAAGGataaattttagagaaaattgttgattacggCTTTTAAAAACCACCTTTTGAAAATAACAGTCTTTTTTTCCAAAATTGCGCCAAGTTGAGGATTCCGGcaaattttttaaaaatttgaCCGATATACTCTTGTCTTGTTTTTTAAGAGTGATAATGAAGAACACTATTACTATTTCTAAGATAAAATGGAAATAATAAAATCCAATTAAATTGATTATGGTAGAATTTGAAGAAAATGGAAGAATTGAATTATGTGAGAATGTTGAAAAATGGAGAATTAGAGAGTTGATGGAGTTGTGAAATATGATGAACATCACAAATTCTCCCTTATGACGGAGATATccgtcgcaaacttgcgacgGGTACCATTTTGTCTCACACAAAACCCATGGGAGTGAGAGAGagagcacatggggtgggtgcccaccttgtcccctctacccatttccactcacataATACTCGTCGCAATATCCGACCCGTCGCAAGGGAGACCTACTGGATGAACATAAGGGATGGACATAAAGTGATTATAAAAGATGAAGGTAGGGACATTTTTGTCAAAAAAGAACTTAAGTAACAAAAACTCAAATTTACATCAATTTTCCACCAGAGTAAATATTTTGGCTGTAATTTCTCATCAGAAGTGATATTCTGGAtctaatttacaaaaaaaattatataagggtgtaattttcaaaaaatgatttttaaaaggtgtaatcaacaattttctctaaatTTTATTTCAAGTGGATATGTTTATAGATTACTTGTAACATCCCGGGATTTATAAGGATAATATTGGTGAAAGATTTACTATCTATCTATAACCTCTCAAAATGTATGAAATCCTTTAATTCCCTTCCCCCTTAGCAATAGTTCTAGACTATTCAAAAGCATGCAAGGCACAAAATCAAAATTGAGGATGTCTTACGCATCACAAAACTCTCTCTAaaattctctctaaaaaaaactctctctaaaaaaccctagcctccatcAAATTATACAAGGGGCTCCATCGATTATCAatcgatcgatggtaagccctaaaattgtttcaaattttaATCAATAGTATGCATACCTATTTTCTATTCATTAAGTGTCTCTCTTTTGGTGAGAATCGTTTTTCCATCCCTTATTTCAAGGGTTTTCCATTTATTCGTGGTTTTAGTTTCATCAGTAATATAGTCAGGAGTAGTTCGTTGGCGGTTTGCAGCGTGTTCTTTCAAAGGGTAAAAGTGATTTGTCAACGATCTTTGGAACCAGTcagaggtaaattttatctcataaatcaaacgaaggatcccctcaaaagctacatgaagatagcgataatagaacgagccgaattgtcatatgctgttttgagatccctagtttataagaaaattatttttctttggtttccattagatttgttttcgattatagttattctttgtaagtgccgtatggcgttctattaatgaattgctcttttctcaaaaaaaaaaaaaagcatgcaAGGCACATGCCTCCTACAATTTCCCTCATAAGATAACTCTCCCTTCTTGCTTGTGCAGACTAAACACACCACACGTGTGAACTTTAGATTTCTCTGAGATTGATACTATATACTAGGTGCATATGGAATCTTCTCTGTGAGTTACTAAACTTATAATATGGTTAGGTTTCTGGTAGATATACAATTTGCTACACGATCTAAATAATAATCATGCTAAATTGTCAGAGAGATAGATAGAGGTTATTGTTGGTTGAGTGGCTGATACAGCGGATTTGGTGCTTCCTGTTGCCACAAGTATTATCTTGAGACTGTCTCATACTCTCATGTTACAATCTGTGCATGTCTAATATTAACTCTTAGATTGTCAATACTAACATCAAGTGTAGAAGAAATGTCTAATTTAACTCCCTATTCCAATATGAATTTGGTTACATCCTATGTAGTTTCGAGGTTGCACAAGAAGGCAATCTTCTGTCACAAATTTAGACAGCACAAATGGTACTTACATCAATGAAAAACGGGTACTACTTGGAACAACTGCTATTGTATTGCCCGGGAGCTTGCTCGCATTTGGTAACTATTATTCCTTCCGTAGTTCAATTACAAGTTTCAATGTTAATTGACTTCACGAAGGGAGTAACAAATGAGTCATCTAAGCATGGTATGGTTCAACTGTACAAGCAATTAAGTCGAGAGATTTTGGATATGTTTGCATGTGATTGGGGTTGGGTCAAGTTATGTTCAGGTATGTGTTATTATCGAGTCGGTAAGGGGTAATATATGGAGATAATTTCAAATTTGATTCGAGGTACATCTTGCTCGCCTGGTTTTCTAACAATTCCCTCTTCGAGTCTTTGGACGTGTATGTCAGACTTGTGTACATTTAAACCTTAGGCTAAGAATGGGTTTCTTAATTTTGCATAGTTCAGTAGTAAATCTCTTGTTCAGTAGTAGTTTATCATCAGAAG
Encoded here:
- the LOC141599070 gene encoding cyclin-dependent kinase D-1-like, with protein sequence MNAHEQPSTMASELDTLPTKTVADRYLKREVLGEGTYGIVYKAIDIQTNQTVAIKKIRLGKQKEGVNFTALREIKLLKELKDPNVIELIDAFPHKENLHLVFEYMESDLEAVIRDRNIVLSPADTKSYLQMTLKALAFCHKKWVLHRDMKPNNLLLAADGQLKLGDFGLARIFGSPDRRFTHQVFARWYRAPELLFGSKQYGPAVDIWGAACVFAELLLRRPFLQGSSDIDQLGKIFAAFGTAKPEQWPDMIYLPDYVEYQHVTAPPLRSLFPMASDDALDLLSKMFAYDPKARITAQQALEHRYFTSPPAATNPASLPRPPKKGDSNSKVPDFATNEGPTVLSPPRKQRRIMPNRGDGNEENVHNAEKFDNHVSESRPAVGPSSSRTDSVPMSIDFSVFGRRPAPRPTINSADRTHLKRKLDLEFLMPE